The following nucleotide sequence is from Crocosphaera sp. UHCC 0190.
AACATACCCTCGTTTCTGGCGATCGCTGGGGAATAACCTCAGTGGATTAACCTCCCTTGACAAGGCTTTGAGCTTCTTATTCAAGAATATAACAAGTTTCCTAACATCTGGACTCAGTTTTGGCCAAGCCAAGAAACTTAATGACTGCTATGATGGCAAAAAAAAGAAGATGGGTTAAAGTTGAGTCAGATTCTATCTTTAAATAAGGATTAAGGTTTTATGGATGAAACCAATGTATTATGTTAAAAATAGACAAACTTTAGAAAAATTGGACAACTAAGGCTAAACTAAGCTAAAAGTAGATAGATTTAAAAAACTGAGACAACTAGGGCTAAACTAAACAAAGTTGAGTCAACAAATCTCAAGTGATAAGATTAGAGCAAGCATTAAAGGTTAAATCAAGAAAACTGAGCCAAAAACATTTTAAACTTTCTATATGATTAACTATCGTTTATCCCTATTAATAATTATCTTTCTCACTGGTTTGGGTTGGGCCCCGAATAGTAACGCTAGGGTATTTTTATTAAATCAGAGCGCAACCGAGAGAAAGGTTGAAACCGTCGCGCAAGTTCCCGCAACTCAGGCATCTAAACCTTCCCAGTATAATCTCGTAATGCAAGCAGGGTATCAAGCGACAAATGACAAAGATTACAAAAAAGCAAAAGAACAATTTACGAAAGCTCTGCAAGTACGTCCTAATGATATTTATGCTCAGCAAGCACTCCAAAATGTTGAATTTTATCTTGCTAAACAAGCTAATCCCCTGAGTAATTTAACTAATAATGGCCTTTTCTTATTGCTAGCATTAATCATAATTACGGGTAGTTTTTCTTTGGTTTTTTGGTTGTTTTTTCGTCGTCCTTCTGCCTATCCTAAAGAGAAATTTGAAGAAGAATTATTGACTCCCCAAAAAGAACCAGAAGATTTAGAACCCTTTGTAACATCTCCTAAAAAATCATCAGTTAAAAACCAGATAAAGTCTCATCAAAATGGATTAAAACCGCTCATTTCATCAAATATTTCGGCAGATCAGGGATCAATAACTATTCAGGAAACAAGCCGTATTTCCAGTCGAGATCCCATAGAAACATTAATAGATGATTTACAAGAAAATGATCCCAAAAAACGCCGTAAGGCTATCTGGGAATTAGCTCAGAAAGCTGATTCTAGGGGGATGAAACCTCTTGTAGATTTGATGATTGATACGGACTCTCAAGAACGAAGTCTAATTTTAGAAGCTTTATCTCAAATTAGTGCAAGAACTCTGAGACCAATGAATCAAGCTTTAGCGATTTCTTTACAAGATAAAAATCCCCAAGTTCGTAAAAATGCCATCCGAGATTTAACCAGAATTTATGAATTAATGTCCCAAATTAGTCAACTGCTTTGTCATGCGATCGATGATACGGATCGAGAGGTTCAAGACACCGCAAAATGGGCTATTAATCAATTAAATACCCAAATGCCTCCCCGTTTAGAGATCCTCACTCGTGATATGAAACCAGAGGTAACTGTGGAACAATCTTATTCAGATTCAATCGAAGAAATCTAAGATAACTTAATCCTAAAGAAAACTAATTTAACTTATGATATCCATTGATAAATGTTGATAACAATAGGGGAACAAACTACCTTCAAATTGCTTCTCTAAATAAAAAAGAAAGCTTAATTCTCAGACAAAAATAACCTCACAGACTATGTTCAATAAAATCCGTCGCTATGTTACTACCCTTCCTCTAACACTGGTAATGTGGCAAGTTATAGCCCCCTTAACCCTGGCAACTCCTCCCCGTAACCCTGATCAAACGGTAGAATGTGAATTGTTGGTTGTGGGGGGAGGACTGGCCGGAAGTGCCGCCGCTTATGAAGGGTTATTAGCGGGAAAAACCGTCTGTCTGACGGAAATAACCGACTGGGTGGGAGGACAAATTTCCGCCCAAGGAACCTCTGCCTTAGATGAACGTCCAACCCAGCGATCGCAGTTAATTTATCCACGGGGTTATTTAGAATTAAGAAAACGTCTTGAACAACATTACGGTGAACTCAACCCAGGAGACTGTTGGGTTAGTGATTCTTGTTTTTTGCCTGGGGATGGAGATAGAATCCTCAAGGAAATGTTAACTGATGCTGCTAAAAAAGGCAGAGGAACCTTTAAATGGTTTCCCTCAACTGTTGTTAAAGATTTAACCATTGAAAAGAACCCGAATGGGGGAACGGGAAAGCAAATCATGAGTGCGATCGCAATTCAGCATACTCCGGCTGAAAATGCCCCCCCATTAAACAGTTCTCCCCTTTCCCAAACCATTGAAGATTCCTATAAATACGAAGATTCAGAACAATTTAAAAAGACGATTATTAAGTTTATTCCTAAACCCCATGATAAGCAAACTCCGGCTGATTGGTATGTAATTGAAGCAACAGAAACGGGAGAAATTATTGCCTTAGCTGATGTTCCTTATCGCTTAGGAATTGATCCCCGTTCCTATTTAGAACCTTCTGCTTCCAGTGCCAAAAATGACCCCTATTGTACCCAAGGGTTTACCTATACTTTTGCGATGGAAACCACCGCAGAAGCACAAAAACATGAATTACCGGATTTTTATTTACAATATTCTCCTTATTATAGTTATGAATTACAACGGTTGGCTGACTTCGATTTAGTTCATACTTATCGTCGTATTTGGAGTCCCGAACAAGGAGAAACGAAGACCTTTGGCGGTATTACTTTTACTGTGCCAACTCCTGGGGATATTTCCATGCAAAACTGGACATGGGGGAATGATTATCGTCCGGGAACTTCTCAAGATAATCTTATTTATACCCGTGAACAATTACAAAAAATGGGGCAACTTAACCCTGGAGAATGGATGGGAGGTTTACGGACAGAAACCTTACGGAAAGGGGAAGAAAACGCGATTGGATATTTTTATTGGTTAGTGGTAGGAACCACAGATTCTCAGTTAGGAGAAGGGGTGAAAACTCCAAATCCAAATAATCGTTATTTGACGGGTTTAGAGTCTCCGATGGGAACAGTTCACGGGTTATCAAAATACCCCTATATGCGCGAAGCAAGGCGAATTATTGGCCGAGAATCGTTTATTTATGAAAATGGGTTTATGGTGAATGAAATTGATATTTCTCGCCGTAATTATCAAGATGATTATTATAAAAAGACCCTATCTCCTGATGCCTATCGCCAACTTCATGCTACCTTAGCGGGGTTAGAAGGGTTTAAAATTCTGAGTGGTGAAGCATCTCCTGAACAGGTGACAAGACGCAAGCGTTCGACTATTTATCCTGACTCGGTGGGTATTGGCCATTATGCTATTGACTTCCATCCTTGTATGACGGAATATCCCGCAGAAAAACCAGGAAATAAGGAACGAAAAGGAGAAAGAATGGGTCAGGGTCAAGCTTATCCTTTCCAAGTACCTCTAAGGGCAATGTTACCCCAAAACATTGATAATTTAATTGTTACTGGCAAGAGTATTGCTGTTAGTCATATTGCTGCTGCTGCTTATCGGGTACACTCGTTTGAATGGTCATCGGGGGCCGCTGCGGGAACAACGGCTGCTTTTGCTATTGATGAACAAATTTTACCTTATCAATTAGTGGAAGAACCTATATTTCGGTCGAAAAAGTTACAGGAATTACGGCAAAAATTAGATGCTAATAATAATCCGACAACTTTTCCTAATACCTCAATTTTTAATGAAACTTGGGATGAATGGAAGTAATTTAATATTAGCTTAAGTAAGGTGGAAAATATCCACCCTACAACTTCCATCTTCTACGCCAAAATAGTAAAGTTTCTAACCAATTATTTAAGAATTTATTTTCTTGTAATTTTTGGTATTGCCAATTCTCAGAAATCTGAAACAAGATTTCTGAGATAGTATAATAGGAGGGAAATAGTTGAGAAAATTGCTGAATTTTGATGTTATTTTTAATGGATAAAGCAATAAAATTTATTAATTCATCGCTGTTATTGCCAATAATATGCCCACCTAATATTATACCATTCCGGCGGGTAATTATTTTACAAAATCCAGTAGTTTCATCTAATATTTGTGCTTTAGCTAAGGTCTTATAATTTTGTTTAATGATAATAATATCATCTCCATAACTCTGTCTTGCTTGGGTTTCTGTTAATCCAACTCTTGATAAAATAGGGTGAGTAAAAATATGAAAAGGCAGAGGATGATAATTGACTTGAAA
It contains:
- a CDS encoding HEAT repeat domain-containing protein; the protein is MINYRLSLLIIIFLTGLGWAPNSNARVFLLNQSATERKVETVAQVPATQASKPSQYNLVMQAGYQATNDKDYKKAKEQFTKALQVRPNDIYAQQALQNVEFYLAKQANPLSNLTNNGLFLLLALIIITGSFSLVFWLFFRRPSAYPKEKFEEELLTPQKEPEDLEPFVTSPKKSSVKNQIKSHQNGLKPLISSNISADQGSITIQETSRISSRDPIETLIDDLQENDPKKRRKAIWELAQKADSRGMKPLVDLMIDTDSQERSLILEALSQISARTLRPMNQALAISLQDKNPQVRKNAIRDLTRIYELMSQISQLLCHAIDDTDREVQDTAKWAINQLNTQMPPRLEILTRDMKPEVTVEQSYSDSIEEI
- a CDS encoding FAD-dependent oxidoreductase, giving the protein MFNKIRRYVTTLPLTLVMWQVIAPLTLATPPRNPDQTVECELLVVGGGLAGSAAAYEGLLAGKTVCLTEITDWVGGQISAQGTSALDERPTQRSQLIYPRGYLELRKRLEQHYGELNPGDCWVSDSCFLPGDGDRILKEMLTDAAKKGRGTFKWFPSTVVKDLTIEKNPNGGTGKQIMSAIAIQHTPAENAPPLNSSPLSQTIEDSYKYEDSEQFKKTIIKFIPKPHDKQTPADWYVIEATETGEIIALADVPYRLGIDPRSYLEPSASSAKNDPYCTQGFTYTFAMETTAEAQKHELPDFYLQYSPYYSYELQRLADFDLVHTYRRIWSPEQGETKTFGGITFTVPTPGDISMQNWTWGNDYRPGTSQDNLIYTREQLQKMGQLNPGEWMGGLRTETLRKGEENAIGYFYWLVVGTTDSQLGEGVKTPNPNNRYLTGLESPMGTVHGLSKYPYMREARRIIGRESFIYENGFMVNEIDISRRNYQDDYYKKTLSPDAYRQLHATLAGLEGFKILSGEASPEQVTRRKRSTIYPDSVGIGHYAIDFHPCMTEYPAEKPGNKERKGERMGQGQAYPFQVPLRAMLPQNIDNLIVTGKSIAVSHIAAAAYRVHSFEWSSGAAAGTTAAFAIDEQILPYQLVEEPIFRSKKLQELRQKLDANNNPTTFPNTSIFNETWDEWK